Genomic segment of Rhodococcus rhodochrous:
GGCGGATCGGGGCTGCGACGCCTCGACTCCGTCCGCATCTTCGAGGAACTCGCCAAGGGCTGCCCGTCCATCGCCGCGTACATCTCCATCCACAACATGGTCACGTGGATGATCGACAAGTTCGGCAACGACGATCAGCGCAAGCAGTGGATCCCGAAGCTCTGCACGATGGAGCACCTCGCGAGCTACTGCCTCACCGAGCCCGGAGCCGGATCCGACGCAGCGGCCCTGAGCACCAAGGCCGTTCGTGACGGTGACGAGTTCGTGCTCACCGGGGTCAAGCAGTTCATCTCCGGGGCCGGCACGTCCGACGTCTACGTGGTCATGGCCCGCACCGGCGACACCGGCGCCCGCGGCATCTCGGCGTTCATCGTCCCGAAGGACACCCCCGGGCTGTCCTTCGGTGCCAACGAGAAGAAGATGGGCTGGAACGCGCAGCCCACCCGCCAGGTCATCCTCGACGGTGCACGCGTGCCCGCCGAGAACCTCCTCGGCACCGAGGGCGGCGGCTTCCGGATCGCCATGCACGGCCTGAACGGCGGCCGCATCAACATCGCCGCGTGCTCGGTGGGTGGCGGCCAGACCGCTCTCGACCGGGCGGTCGCCTACCTCGCCGAGCGCAAGGCCTTCGGCGAGCGGCTGCTCGACTCGCAGGCGCTGCAGTTCCGCCTCGCCGACATGCGGATCGAACTCGAGGCCGCGCGCACGATGCTGTGGCGTGCCGCCGACGCGCTCGACCGCGGCGCCGACGACGTCGTGGAGCTGTGCGCGATGGCCAAGCGCTTCGCCACCGACACCGGTTTCGAGGTCGCGAACGAGGCGCTGCAGTTGCACGGCGGATACGGTTACCTTGCCGAGTACGGGATCGAGAAGATCGTGCGCGACCTGCGCGTGCATCAGATCCTGGAAGGAACCAACGAGATCATGCGGGTGGTCGTCGCGCGGAGCGTGGTGGCCGCAGCGCAGAACGGAGCGGCATGACCGGGCAGGAACCCGAGATCCTCATCGACGTGAAGGACGGCATCGGCCGTATCACGCTCAACCGGCCCAAGGCCATCAACGCCCTCAACCACGCCATGGTCCTCGAGATGTCGAAGGCCCTGAGCGCGTGGGAGAACGACGATTCGGTGCGTGCCGTGCTGGTGCGCGGTGCCGGTGAGCGCGGCCTGTGCGCCGGCGGCGACATCGTCTCGATCTACCACGACGCCAAGGATGGCGGCACGGGTTCGCAGGACTTCTGGCGCGACGAGTACATCCTCAACGCCGCCATCGGTCGCTACCCGAAGCCGTACATCGCGATCATGGACGGCATCGTCATGGGTGGCGGCGTCGGGATCTCGGCGCACGGCAACGTCCGGATCGTCACCGAACGCTCGAGCATCGCGATGCCCGAGACCGGAATCGGATTCGTTCCCGACGTCGGCGGCACCTACCTGCTCTCGCGCACGCCCGGTGAGATCGGCACGCACATCGCGCTGACCACCGGACGGATGAAGGCCGGCGACGCCATCGCTCTGGGCTTCGCCGACCACTACCTGCCGTCCGAGTCGCTCGACAAGTTCGTCGCCGCACTCGAATCCGGCTCGCTCGAGGACGCACTCGCCGAATACTCGCAGCCCGCACCGGAATCGGCACTGCTCGCGCAGCGCGAATGGATCGACGCGGCGTACTCCGCCGACACCGTCGAGGAGATCGTCGAACGCCTCCGGGCGTCCGATGTTCCGGAGGCGCGTGAGACCGCCGATCAGGTGCTCGCGAAATCGCCTGTCGCGCTGAAGGTGACCCTCCGGTCGCTGCGTCACGCCCGGCAGCTCGGCAGCCTCGAAGAGGTGCTGAACGAGGAATTCCGGGTCTCGACCGCCTCGCTGAAGTCGCACGACCTCGTCGAGGGCATCCGCGCACAGGTCGTCGACAAGGACCGCAACCCGCAGTGGTCGCCGGCGACCCTCGCCGATGTCACCGAGGCCGACGTCGACGCCTACTTCCAGCCGCTCGGCGATCTCGAACTCGGGCTCGCCGCTCCCAAGGAGAACGACCGATGAGTGAACTTCCCACCGTCGCCTTCCTCGGCCTCGGACACATGGGCGGGCCGATGGCCGCGAACCTCGTCCGCGCCGGGTACACCGTCAACGGCTACGACCCCGTTCCCGCTGCGCAGGAAGAAGCCACGAAGAACGGCATCACCGTCGCCGAGGCCGCGACCGACGCGGTGCGCGGCGCCCAGGTCGTGATCACCATGCTGCCCAACGGCAAGCTCGTCCTCGACCTGTACGACGAGATCCTGCCCGCGGCCGAGCCGAACACGCTGTTCGTCGACAGCTCGACCATCGACGTCGCCGACGCCCGCGCGGCGGCGGAGAAGGCACGCACGGCCGGTCACCGTGCCGTCGACGCCCCGGTCTCCGGTGGTGTCGCCGGTGCCGCCGCAGGCACTCTCGCGTTCATGGTCGGCGGCAGCGAGGACGACTTCGCCACCGCGAAGCCGCTGCTCGAGGCCATGGGACGCAAGATCGTCCACTGCGGCGGGTCGGGCAACGGCCAGGCCGCGAAGATCTGCAACAACATGATCCTGGGCATCTCGATGATCGCGATCAGCGAGGCGTTCGTCCTCGGCGAGAAGCTGGGCCTCGACAACCAGGCACTGTTCGACGTCGCGTCCAACGCGTCCGGCCAGTGCTGGGCGCTGACGAGCAACTGCCCGGTCCCGGGCCCCGTCCCGACCACCCCCGCGAACAACGACTATCAGCCGGGCTTCGCGGCCGCGCTCATGGACAAGGATCTCGGACTGGCCGCGAACGCGGTGCGGGCCAACGGTGTCGAGGCCGAACTCGGACTGCGTGCAGCCGAGCTCTACCATCGTTTCAACACCGAGGGTGGTGGAGGACTCGACTTCTCCGCCATCATCACCGACATCCGAGACCGCTCGACCGCGAAGGACAGCCAGTGACCGATTTCGAGACCATTCTGCTCGACCGCAAGGGCCGCGTCGGCATCGTCACCCTCAACCGGCCGAAGGCGCTCAACGCCCTCAACAGCCAGTTGATGCGTGAGGTCGTCGCCGCCGTCGAGGAACTCGACGCGGACGGCGAGATCGGTGCGATCCTGCTCACGGGCTCGGAGAAGGCGTTCGCCGCCGGCGCCGACATCAAGGAGATGGCGCCGAAGACCTTCGCCGAGGTCTACGCGGAAGACCTGTTCTCGCAGTGGGATCGGCTCTCGTCCGTGCGCAAGCCGATCGTCGCCGCGGTGTCGGGCTACGCGCTCGGTGGCGGTTGCGAGCTGGCGATGCTGTGTGACTTCATCATCGCGTCCGACACCGCCAAGTTCGGTCAGCCCGAGATCAAGCTCGGCGTCATCCCCGGCATCGGTGGATCGCAGCGCCTGACCCGCGCCGTGGGCAAGGCCAAGGCCATGGACATGTGCCTGACCGGCCGCAACATGGACGCCGAGGAGGCCGAGCGCGCCGGACTCGTCTCGCGCATCGTCCCCGCAGCGGAACTGTTCGACGTGGCGCTCGAGACGGCGACCGCCATCGCGTCGATGTCGCTGCCGGTCGCGATCATGGCGAAGGAAGCCGTCAACCGGTCCTTCGAGACGACGCTGGCCGAGGGCGTGAAGTTCGAGCGCCGCGTGTTCCATTCGACGTTCGCCACCGCCGACCAGAAGGAAGGCATGGCGGCCTTCGTCGAGAAGCGCACGCCGGAGTTCAAGCACGCCTGACCCGCACTACCCGTACACGACGAAGGGCCGCCCCGAACGGGGCGGCCCTTCGTCGTATGTCGGCCGTCTCTCGTGCCTCACCACTTGGAAGGCGCACCGCCGGTGTCGAAGTCGCCGGCGTCGTGCCGCATCGTCGCGATGATGCGCAGCAGTGTGTCGATGTGCTCCTCGGGGATACCCGGCCGGGCGAAGACCTCCGTGTTGAGCTTCTCGGTCGCCTGGATCGCCAATGCCCGTCCCTCGTCGGTGAGTTCGATGAGAGTGGCCCGTCGATCGCTCGGATGCGGGGTACGCCGGACCAGTCCGGCTTTCTCGAGCCGGTCGACGGCGTTGGTGACACTGGTGGGGTGCACCTGCAGGCGCGCACTGGCCTTCGCCATCGGCAACGCTCCCGACCTGGTGAAATGCAGCAGCGTGAGGAGTTCGTAGCGGGCGAAGGTCAGGCCGAAGGGCTTGAGCACCTCCTCGACCCGCGCCATCATGATCTGCTGTGCCCGCATCACCGAGGTGACCGCGGCCATGCCGTCGGCGACTTCGCCCCAGCCGTGGGCGGTCCACTGGCGGTGGGCTTCGGCGATGGGGTCGAGGGGGAGTGGTGCGGGCATGCCTCCATCATCCCACGGACGAACGCGCAGGTAGCCAGGGCACACCGGTTTCCGGTGCCTTTCCTGCCGGGTTCAGCGGTACGCGTAGTCGCGGAAACGCTCGTCGACCTCGCCCACACTCAACCCGAACTCCTCGAGCGTGTACCGGTGCGCGGGTTTCCTTGCCCCGCTGCGGCTTTCTTCGTGCAGGTCGGCCATTGCGCGTTCGGCCTCCGCGGTGAACGGCAGACCGAACCGGTCGTACAGGCCGCCGACGGTGCCGAGCGGATCGGCGACGAAATCCCGGTAGTCCACGTCGACGAATCGGGCGGGATCGTGCCGGCGGCGCACCTCGGTGAAATGATCGAAACCTCGTGCCCAGAGGTCGAGCTGGCTGCGCCCGATCGTCTCACCGACGAACGCGTCGGACCATCCCTCGGTGGCCTGTGCCGCGAGGCTGCACACCGACGGGATCACGGTGCGCGGATCTCGATGGGTGACGACGACGAGCGCGTCCGGATACACCGTGAGCAGTTCGTCCAGTGCGAACAGATGACTGGGATTCTTGAGCACCCACCGCTTGTCGGCGTCCGGCAGTCCGATGAGCTGCAGGTTCCTCCGGTGCCGGGCATAGGCCGCGGTCCAGTCCTGCTCCGCGAGCCACTGCGAATAGGTGGGCAGGTGGGCCAGGCACTCGTAGGAGATCGAGCGGAACGACTGGCGCAGCAACTGCCAGCATTCCTCGACCTCGGCGGCCGACATGTAGTGCACACCCATGAATTCGGGATGCTCGACGTGGTGCTGTGCGAATCCGGCCTCGATCCCGGCGAAGACGGGGTTCTCCGCCCAGGTCTCGCGAGGAGGTCGCGGTTGCGGCATCTCGGTCAGCCACATCTCGAGCCCCTGATGGGCGGGATCCGCGGCGAGCAGGCGGTGCAGTGCCGTCGTGCCGGTGCGGGGCAGGCCGGTGACGAAGATCGGCCGGGTGATCGGGACGTCGGCGTGCTCGGGATGGGCGGCCCAGGCCGATTCCGAGAGCAACCGCGCGACGAGGGCGCCGCGCAGGAAGACCCGTGACATCTTGCTGCCGAGCGGGGTGAGTTTCTCGTCCCGTGCATACGATTCGAGTAGGACCTCGAGCCCGTCACGGTAGTCGTCGTCGCCGAAATCGGTCAGGCCCGTCAGGCGGGTCGCGGAGGCGTGCAGATCCTCGACGGTGCCGACGGTGGTGCGTTCGCTCATGTGCTGTCCCGTTCAGTGGTGGTATTCGCCGCAGTTGACGTCGAGGCACTGGCCGGTGATCGCCGACGCCATCGGCGAGGCCAGGAAGATCACCGCATCCGCGATCTCCTCGGTGGTCGGGAGACGCTTCAGATCGGAGGCGGCGGCGGTGTGCTCGTAGATCTGTTCGACGGTGGTGCCGTACTTTCCGGCCTGGTGTTCGAAGTAGCCCTGCAGGATCGGACCCCAGATGTAGCCCGGCGCAACGGAGTTCACGCGGACTCCCTGCGGTCCGAGTTCGGTCGCCAGGGACTGCGACATCGCCAGCAACGCCGACTTCGCGAGTTTGTAACTGCCGTAACGTTCCTGGGAGTGACGCAGCACCATCGAATTGATGTTGACCACCGCGCCGGCCGACTCGGCGAGGGCGGGGGTGAACAACTGTGTGAGCCGCAGCGCGCCGAGGACGGTGAGTTCCACGCTATCGCGAATCTGCTGGAAGTCGGTGCGCGCCAACGGCTTCATCGACGGAACGGAGAAGGCGTTGTTGACGAGCACGTCGACACGCCCGAACTCCGAGACCGCCGCCTCGACGAGTGCGGCGGCGGACTCGTCGTCGGTGATGTCGGTGGGCACGACCAGGGCCCGGCGGCCCGTGCTCTCGACTTCCGCTGCAACCTTCTCGAGCCGCTCCCGGGTCCGGGCGGCAAGCACCACGTCGGCGCCGTGTTCGGCGCACCGCAGCGCGAGCGTGCGCCCCAGTCCCGGACCGACACCGGAGACCACGACGACGCGGTCGCGGAGCAGTCCCGCTGCCGCGCTCATGCGAGCATCCGATCGGCGACGCCCCGCTGGCGCTCCGCGATGCGCTGCGCCCACGCCTCGGGTGTGATGCGATTCGAATCGTGGAAGGGCAGGACCTCGGGGAGCCGATCGAACGGCACCACCTCGGCGGTCGGGCCGTCGGCCGCGGTCAGTTCGCGATCGAGGCGCTGCCAGCGGAACTGCAGGATCCCGCGGCTGCGGCCGAGGGTCTCGACCCAGTTCGTCAGCCCCGGATCGCGAGCCGAGACCACGATCCGGACCATGCCGTCGGGATCGACCTGCGCCTGGCTGTTGTTCAGGGAGGTCTGGTGGTGGATGTAGTCCAGGGAGATGTACCAGAGACTGCCGATCTGGAAGCCCAGATAGGGCGCGTCGCTCGCCGGGAGGGTCAGGACCATCGCCTCGTCGTCGGCGAGTTCGTAGTGCCCGACGGACGAGTACTGCGTGTCCAGGCCGCCGGGGGTGCGGCGCGGCTCGGTCACCGTGTTCACCGGCAGCTTCAGGTAGAACCACTCGGGGAACTGCAGCCAGGTCTTCACCCGCGAGACCAGCGCGCGACCGGCACGTTCGTAACGGGTGACCACGTCCTGGTGGGTGGGTTCGGGAGCCGGGGTGCCGAGGCTGTCGAGCCGGTGGATGCTCAGTGTGCCGCGGCGTTGCGTCCAGTCGCTGTAGACCTCGCGGACCACGAGCTGCGACGAGCCGGGCGCGAGCGGGAAGTAGTTCCGTTCCGGATCGCGCGGGCCGGGTCCGAACCGCACCTCGAAGGTGCCGTCGTCGGCGATGTTCAGTGCGCGGTCGTCGAAGGCCGTGACGTTGCCGGGTACCTCCGCATCGGTGTAGTTGCCGGCCAGCACCTGGAAGCTGAGATCGCAGGTCGTGCCGCGGCGCCCGGTGACGACGTACTCGGCGTCGTCGCGGATCGACGCGCCCCAGTACAGGGTGTCGGGATTGTCGAGGCCCATCTTCGCGTAGGGACCGGTGCCGGTGACGAAGGCCGGATGGGAGCGGCTGTACGCGAAGGTGGCGTGCACGCACGCCGAGATCCCGCCGGCCAGATATCCGTATCCCTCGACGAGGTCCTGTTCGGTGCGGATGTGCGGGGCGGTGGCGACGAGTTTCTCGGCCTCGGCTATCGCCGCGGTGAGCGGATCGGTGAGCACTGCGATCTCCTGTGGTCCAAATATGTACCGCTGCGGTAGTCTTCCGTTGCGCCGAGAGTAGAACGCGTTCCAGGGAGGGTCAATGGCTCGTCGTGAGACCGGGACGCTCGGAGAGTTCACCGCCGGGGCGGGAGCAGCCCGCCGGTCGCCACCCACGGAACGCGTCGTGCAGGTCCTCGACCACCTCGTCGCGCGACCCGGCGTCCGGTTCGGACTGTCGGAACTGGCACGCGAACTCGACCTGAGCAAGCCCACCTGCCTGGGCATCCTCACCGTCCTCGCCGACGCCGGCTATCTGATCCGCGACCCCGTCGACAAGACCTACGGGCTCGGTCCGGCGCTGATCGTCGCGGGACGCGCCGCCCAGCGCGGCTTCGCGTCCGGGCCGGTCGCGCACCGTCATCTCGCCGCACTCGCCGAGGAGTTCGGCGTGATGTGCTCCGCGTCGGCGGTCGTCGGCGACCGGATCGCGGTGCTCGACGTCGTCGGTGGCCACGGCACGGCCGCGGCGGCGCGTGTGGGGGAGGTCTATCCCTTCGCACCCCCGGTGGGGCTGATGTACGTGCTGTGGGACACCGACGAGCGCATCGAACAGTGGCTGCGGCGAGAGCCGACCCTGCCCGTCACCGTCGACCGCGACGACCTGTGGCGGATCGTCACCGAATGTCGCCGGACGGGTTATCTGGCCGAGTCCCTCACGCCCGGCGGCCGCCGCCTCTACGCGCTCATGGCCGGGGTGGTCTCGCACGATCTCGCGCCCGAGATGCGGGAGATGCTGGCGGAACTCGTGGCGAGCCCCGGTGAGCGCGTGCTGCTGCCCGACGCCTTCGCCGCGGGGGAAGAGCGGGCGGTCAACCTCGTGGCCGCCCCGGCCTACGATCCCGACGGCCACCAGTCGCTCGTGCTCACGCTGCACCTCGAGCGGGAGGTAGACGCGGCCGGGATCGAGCGGTGCGGCGCGGCGCTCGTGGCGGTTGCGGAGGCGATCACCGCGGATCTCGGCGGGCGTCGGCCGCCGCGCTGATGGAGGCCGCGAGGACCGCCCGTTGACCTGGAATTGAAACTCGTTCTACTGTTGCGGAGTAATCTTCGACCGCGTCGGTACACATGTGTACCGCGCCGGGTGAGAGGGGCACGAGTGACCACGGTGCCACCGCAACGACCACCGATCTACGAACTGCCGCTGCTCGGTGCGCTCGAGGCCGAGTCCGTCCACATCTTCCGTGAGGTCGCCGCGACCTTCTCCCGTCCCGTCCTGCTGTTCTCGGGTGGCAAGGACTCCGCGGTGATGCTCCATCTCGCGGTCAAGGCGTTCTGGCCCGCGCCATTGCCGTTCCCCGTGCTGCACATCGACACCGGGCACAATTTCGACGAGGTGATCGACTTCCGCGACCGCACCGTCGAGCGGCTGGGGCTCCGGTCGATCGTCGCCTCGGTGCAGGACGACATCGACGCCGGGCGTGCCGTCGAGGACGACGGACCGCACGCGACCCGCAACCGGCTGCAGACCGGAACCCTCCTGCGCGCGTTGCGGGAAGGGGGATTCGACGCCGTCTTCGGGGGCGCGCGCCGCGACGAGGAGAAGGCCCGCGCGAAGGAACGCATCTTCAGCCTTCGCGACGAATTCGGACAGTGGGACCCGAAGGCGCAACGACCCGAACTGTGGCAGCTGTACAACGGCCGGCACCGCCGCGGCGAACACATGCGGGTGTTCCCGTTGTCCAACTGGACCGAACTCGACATCTGGCGCTACATCCGCGACGAGGGTGTCGACCTGCCGTCCCTGTACTACGCCCACCGGCGTCCGGTGATCGAGCGCGACGGAATGCTGCTCGCGCACAACCGTTTTCTCACTCTTCTCCCCGGAGATGCCCCGCGCGAGAGCCTCGTCCGGTTCCGCACCGTCGGCGACGCGACGTGCACCGGCTGCGTCGAATCCGCCGCCGCCACCGCGGACGAGGTGATCACCGAGATCGCCGCCAGCCGAATCACCGAACGCGGCGCGACGCGGGCAGACGACCGGATCTCCGACGCCGGGATGGAAGACCGCAAGAGGGAAGGGTATTTCTGATGTCCCGCCTGCTGCGCATCGCCACCGCCGGCAGCGTCGACGACGGCAAGTCCACGCTGATCGGCCGATTGCTGTTCGATTCCAAGGCCGTCTTCGAGGACCAACTCGAGGCGGTCACCCGCACGAGCCTCGACCGCGGCGCCGACCGCGCCGATCTCGCCCTGCTCACCGACGGCCTGCGCGCCGAACGCGAGCAGGGCATCACGATCGACGTCGCCTATCGCTATTTCGCCACGGCGCAGAGAACATTCGTCATCGCCGATACTCCCGGCCACGAGCAGTACACGCGCAACATGGTCACCGGTGCGTCCACCGCCGACCTGGCGCTCGTCCTCGTCGACGCCCGCAACGGCATCGTCGAGCAGACCCGCCGGCACGCCTTCCTCGCGTCGCTGCTCGGGGTGCGGCACGTGGTGCTGTGCATCAACAAGATGGACCTGGTGGACTGGTCGCAGAGCCGATTCGACGAGATCTGCGACGAGTTCCGGAACTTCGCGGCGAAGCTCGACATGCCCGACCTCGCGTTCGTCCCCGTCTCCGCGCTGCACGGCGACAACGTCGTCTCCCGCACCGCGAACATGCCGTGGTACGAGGGCGCTTCGCTGCTGCACCATCTCGAGCAGGTCCACATCGCCTCGGACACCAACCTCATCGACGCGCGCCTGCCCGTGCAGTACGTGATCCGCCCGGGCGAGGGCGAACACCGCGACTTCCGCGGCTACGCCGGAACGGTCGCCGCCGGCGGATTCGCGCCCGGCGACGACGTGGTCGTTCTCCCATCCGGTTTCGGAACACGGGTACGGACGCTGTGGGGGCCGGGAGGAACGGAACTCGAGCACGCCTTCGCCGGTGCTGCGGTGTGCGTCGAACTCGAGGACGACCTCGACGTCGGGCGCGGCGACATGCTGTGCCGCCCCAACAACCGTCCGCTCGTCGGGCACGAGATCGACGCCATGGTGTGCTGGTTCGACGAACGCTCCGCCCTCGACCCGGACGCCCGCTACGCCTTGCTGCACACCACGCGTTCGACCACCGCGCGGGTCGGGCGACTGGACTACCGGCTCGACGTCAACAGCCTGCACCGCGACGAGGCCGCGACGACGCTCGGTCTCAACGAGATCGGCCGCGTGCAACTGCGAACGCAGCAGCCGCTGCTGTTCGACCCCTACCGGCGCAACCGCACCACCGGAAGCTTCGTGCTCGTCGACGAACGCACCGGCAACACCGTCGCGGCCGGGATGATCACCGGCCCGACACTCGCCGACACGGCGGTGGTCTGGCACTCGGCGGCGGTCTCACGGACCGAACGGGGGAGGGCCGGGGCGACGGTGTGGCTCACCGGGCTGTCCGCCTCCGGCAAGTCCACCCTCGCCGTCGAACTCGAACGACGACTGCTCGCCGAGGGCATCCCCGCCTACCGCCTCGACGGCGACAACCTCCGGCACGGCCTCAACGCCGACCTCGGGTTCGGTCCGGAGGACCGCGCGGAGAACGTCCGCCGCGTCGGTGCGGTCGCCCAGATGATGGCCGACGCCGGACTCGTCGCGATCTGCGCGCTCATCAGTCCCTACCGTCAGGACCGCGACCGCATCCGCCGGCAGCACGAGGAGGCCGGAATCCGCTTCGTCGAGGTCTTCGTCGACACCCCGCTCGCCGACTGCGAGGCCCGCGACCCGAAGGGCATGTACGCGCGGGCACGTGCCGGTGAGATCACCGGTTTCACCGGCGTCGACGATCCCTACGAACCACCGTCGGATCCCGAGCTGGTCGTGCGCCCCCACGACGGCACGCCTGCCGTGCAGGCGGGCCTCGTCGTGGAATTGTTGAGGACATGACGCACGACTACAGCGACGACGCTCGACCAGCAGCCGAGGGCGACGACGCTCGACCAGCAGCCGAGGGCGACGACGCTCGACCAGCAGCCGAGGGCGACGACGCTCGACTCGCAGCCGAGACGGCCTCCGGCGCAGGTGAACTGCTGCTCACGGTCCGCGCCATCGAATCGGATGCCCTCACCGGGCGCGAGTTGGGCCGCCGGGGCGACCACGCCGCCAACACGTACATCCTCGAACAGCTGGCGTCCGCGCGACCCGGCGACGCGGTGCTCTCGGAGGAATCCGCGGACGATCCGGCGCGGGTCGGCGCAGACCGCGTCTGGATCATCGACCCCCTCGACGGGTCGAAGGAGTACGGGATGCCCGACCACGTCGACTGGGCGGTCCACATCGCGCTGTGGGAGGCAGGCCGAGGGCTCACCGCAGCCGCGGTCGCGCAACCGGCGATCGGCGTCGTCCACAGCACCGCCGACCCGCTTCCGGCGCAGCGGCCTGCCCGTCGCCGCCCCCGCATCGTCATCAGCGGGAGCAGGCCGCCCGCTTTCGTCTTCGATCTGGCCCGCGATCTCGGCGCCGACCTGATCCGGATGGGCTCGGCCGGCGCCAAAGCGATGGCGGTGGTCCGCGGGGAGGCCGACGCCTACATCCACGCCGGTGGTCAGTGGGAGTGGGATTCGGCGGCGCCGGTCGCGGTCGCGCGCGCCGCAGGTCTGCACTGCGCCCGGATCGACGGCAGCGAACTCGAGTACAACCGGCCGCACC
This window contains:
- the cysC gene encoding adenylyl-sulfate kinase; translated protein: MSRLLRIATAGSVDDGKSTLIGRLLFDSKAVFEDQLEAVTRTSLDRGADRADLALLTDGLRAEREQGITIDVAYRYFATAQRTFVIADTPGHEQYTRNMVTGASTADLALVLVDARNGIVEQTRRHAFLASLLGVRHVVLCINKMDLVDWSQSRFDEICDEFRNFAAKLDMPDLAFVPVSALHGDNVVSRTANMPWYEGASLLHHLEQVHIASDTNLIDARLPVQYVIRPGEGEHRDFRGYAGTVAAGGFAPGDDVVVLPSGFGTRVRTLWGPGGTELEHAFAGAAVCVELEDDLDVGRGDMLCRPNNRPLVGHEIDAMVCWFDERSALDPDARYALLHTTRSTTARVGRLDYRLDVNSLHRDEAATTLGLNEIGRVQLRTQQPLLFDPYRRNRTTGSFVLVDERTGNTVAAGMITGPTLADTAVVWHSAAVSRTERGRAGATVWLTGLSASGKSTLAVELERRLLAEGIPAYRLDGDNLRHGLNADLGFGPEDRAENVRRVGAVAQMMADAGLVAICALISPYRQDRDRIRRQHEEAGIRFVEVFVDTPLADCEARDPKGMYARARAGEITGFTGVDDPYEPPSDPELVVRPHDGTPAVQAGLVVELLRT
- a CDS encoding 3'(2'),5'-bisphosphate nucleotidase CysQ, whose protein sequence is MTHDYSDDARPAAEGDDARPAAEGDDARPAAEGDDARLAAETASGAGELLLTVRAIESDALTGRELGRRGDHAANTYILEQLASARPGDAVLSEESADDPARVGADRVWIIDPLDGSKEYGMPDHVDWAVHIALWEAGRGLTAAAVAQPAIGVVHSTADPLPAQRPARRRPRIVISGSRPPAFVFDLARDLGADLIRMGSAGAKAMAVVRGEADAYIHAGGQWEWDSAAPVAVARAAGLHCARIDGSELEYNRPHPYLPDLVICRADWAPEVMSALAVYATGPTDSPRVAMARAYIRSLVSHDASHVRLAEDAWRVENGERTGDSGIEIRDRLENGPEYRPIRRIRDLQFREWHHSVVARFVLDIAAGPNAETSVAVTEHFDIPAGEIRSIVAIIEPVQGNS